In the genome of Channa argus isolate prfri chromosome 8, Channa argus male v1.0, whole genome shotgun sequence, the window TCGGTTTTGCAAAAATAAGAATTGCATCAGGGTAATTGCTGTGGTTTTCGGTTTCTATCAACTTACCTGAATTACAGCCTTGTATGTAACCAAACTGTCACCTTTACCAGTCGAAATTAGCATTGCATTTGTCCAGGCAGAGTTCACACATAAATTATGAGTCACACAGTTGCTCCCAGTCCTTCTCCTTGGCAACTCTGGGTGTCCTTGGCTATGGACTGACAATAAAATGGTCcgatgaaaaagaaagagatgcCAAATGTTAACTGGCCTCTAGAAGCACAAACACAGCTTTATTTAACttctttacaattttttttcccttttccttagAAATTATGCTGTAAGACTTTACCCTCAGACTAAAACGTTCAGCCTTTGGTCATGTTTGTAGTATAAAAAGAAGACTTTCACCCACAGCCATTTGAATAGCATCAACTATACGTAGATAGATCACTGTCTATAATACACCTCCTTTTGAAGTAGGTTTTCTTCGTGTCGACGTGACAATGCATTCACTAAAGCTTGACGTGGTTTTATCGGAGCGGGGAAAAACCTGAGACACACAAGTATTATGCATACTGTAACTCAGATACTGCCTGTGGTATTTAGTGGACTGCTTGAGCTTAGTCGCTGTGATATTATAATTTGACATATTCTACATGAATTATTAATATGTACACACATTTGTTAGAGGGACATGATAATGCAGGTTAATAGCTTATTTCACATTAAACCTTTGCCAGAATGCAATGTTCACATCATGTTGGAAAAAGAAGTGGGTAATGTTGGTACTATACAAATGCTTTGCATTGCAATATTAATATACTTTCCCTACTAGTCTTCTAACTGTTCCACTtctgttctatttttgtttttttttccctgcctcTTACGATGATACTAACGTCTGTAGAGGAGTCCGGTAAGCCTTGGCTTTGCATGCTGTTTTGTtgctatcttttttttttttcttaactgttTTTGTTCCCTTACATTATTCCTACCTATAAATGCATTTGGTCCTAAAACCTAAATAGCCGCTAAAAGGGGCTAATTATATATGCAGCAAGAAAACACCGTatagaaagtgttttttattatttgtcatgTGGCCAGTTTCATGTGATTTTGACTTTGAACCCTTTTTAAATAACGACCTCGAGCACAAAAGCCGCCccaaaaaaacagataaagagacaccagttaaacaaacaagacaaaatttGTTTATACATGAATGAACAATTTTCTTTGgtacaaatatatttgtgtgtggcaaaaaTATGAGAAGATGTAGGATCAATTCATTTGAAGAGAGTATTGCAGTCAGGTGTTTCAGGTAGGATGCCTATCAGGTGTCTGTGAGAGTCTCTGcctcttatttaaataaagaatcACAGTCTGAGTTCAACAGCACAGGTTGGTAAAAGTGTGTCAGGGTTTAAACAAAGAGATTTGCAGTTTGGACTTCACCAGTTGACTGTCAGGCAGATTGTGTACAAATGAACAACATTCAATTCCAATGTTATCCTCCCCGTGGGTGGTAAACCAAGAGAGATCATTTTGAGATTAAGGTGTGAAATAGTCCAGGAGGTCACAAGGAACCCTGGATGAAATGGCTAATATTAATGTTCAAATAGAAAACCATCAGGAAAGGAAAATTGCTGCCTGTCATGTCTACAGTTCATTATAGGTCATGGGGATAAAGCAGAAATCTGGTGGAAGAGTGTTTTGGATGaatgagacaaaacaaatgtaatattttggaATAGTCTGACCTTAATCCTACAGAAATACTATGGATGGTCCTGAATCAGGTAAATCATGCAAGGAAGGCCCCTGATACCCCTGGGTTGAAGCTGTCCTGGGCTAAGGTCCCTCAAAATCATTTTGCAGGGCTTATAAACGGGTAATGGAAAATTTTAGTTCAAGCTATTGCTTCAAAAGGAAGTCACACCAGTTATGAGTTCACATAtttttgccacacacaaataggttcacaaactttcaagttTGTGTGACTGCACAGCACATTTATGGCAGTGGCAGATGCATTGGGGCACGTTGGCCATGGTACTCAAGGTACaagagcctttttttttttcagttgtttccACTGACTAAGACATCTTAAATCTGATTTTAATTGGTTCTGGGGTATTTGGCTTCCAGTTCttagtgcaaataaaaaaaagccacatGGGGGTAAAGGAAGTGAGGAAAAGGTCAGAGAATATGATTTTTATGTGGCCCACCACAGAACATGCTATTCTACATGCAGAGTCCCCTCAGGCAAAGTCATAGCCAAGCTGAAACTCTTTTCATTTGAACTTCCACACTTACAAAATGTTTACTGTAGcatcaaaagattaaaaatgaaacaaatacattgCCTTGATTCATTTCAATTTTCCTATTTGCACTTTTCAAAACCTCTTGTAAACAGCTTATACAGGGTAATGGATCACAGTGTGGACACTTCCTATTGTTCTTCCTGTTTCTATAGAGCAGCAAGATGCTGATTGGGTGTAACAAACTGTTACACTGTATCTTGCACCAATATATCCAATGAAATTACTGTAATCTCTTTCATCAGCATGCCCCACTCCCCTCTTGTTGCATCACTCATGGCTCACTGCACAACTGGAACAAGCACAAGAGTgagggatggatggagagagggTTGATGCGAGGTGGACGTgacacagacagatggagagattTGTGTAGAAATTAAAGGGACCAATGCAGCAGATGGGAGACTGCAAGGGACAGGAAATTCAAAGGGATTAATACGCAACAATTATAGTTTTAATACAGCATCGATCAGTTTAAGAGATGGGGATGGAGCcagttggaaataaaaatgatcgGAGGATGGAATGGAGCATGTCTGCAGGGTATTTTGGATGATGGCGCTTCACACATATGATTAAATGTGAGCAAATATTCTAGTCCACCTTGAAGTGCTCTCAACAGACGTTCATAAGTACCGACACACAGATCAGTTTGAACAAGTCCTCAATCAGTTGTTTCCTTAGAGCCAGTTGTCTTGTTATACAAGGTTATAAGATATAGAAAATCAGAAGATAGTTCTCACAAAATCTCAGAATGATAGGACACTCATTCCCAAATCTGAGCTAAGGCCAAAGGTCTTATTCTTCTCCAGATATGATATCGGCTTTACTGATTTGTTACTCTCTGACCAGGtatctcttctctcttcctttttgcTGGTCACAGAAACGTAGCCCGGTAAGTGTCCTTTTCCATTCCCTGGGTTCAGGCTAAATATGTCACATGGGTTCTTGTACCATTTTGCTTGTTTCCCTGGGTTCAGTTGAATGAGAATGAAAATACATAGGTGGGATCAGGGACTAAATCAAGAAGTCAagtctgtttgttttgattaattatacatataaatgattaaatatacatgtatatctaaatatgtttttcagatTCTCATGATCACTAGTGTGCTTCTGTACTTGTTTTCATCTTGAATGGCTTCATGCTTGGTCTCTGTAGTCGGGGAGAATTAGCATTTTTGACAGCTGGACCTTTTGATGTCTTAGTTTAGTCACTCCACATCGTCATGCCTTCTCATCTCCCCCTGTCTCTTCCCCCTGCCTTCATCTGCCCTCTGCCTTTCTTGGCTTCCTGTATCCCTCTCATGGTGAACTCATACAATAGTCTAATGCTGGAGAGGGGATGTTTGTGCAAAACTGAATTCTGGCTTAGCTTTGTTACACTCCCAACTTTATCAATGTCAAACGTTCTCTAGTACCAAGGACGGCGTCTGTACATGTGAAATGCATGTTTTGAAAGCTTTCCAATATCCCCATCACCCCCACATTAATGGCagttttctatttctgtcttaCTTTTTTTGCACTTCAGTGTGATTTATTGTGAAAGTTTTACATCCCCTTAATTTAAACTATATTTGTAATTATATATAAGTTTTTCCTGTTGTATCTGACACAGCTGCAAAGGACTTTTCTTATAAATCTTTGTGCTGCGTTCATTTACTCACTTAGAAAAGTCCAATGATGAAGATGCTATTACAGTACATAATTAATTCCATTAGCTAACATATATACCATTATGTTTTCAGAAAATTTTCAATAGTTTGAATCTGACGACTTTTTATTGCTAGATATAAGAGAGACTCATATTGATGCTACCACTAAAAGCACCAACATCCGGGTAGTTTGTAACATACAAACCCCGTTTCCAGAAAAGTTAGAGCACCAATAAAtgagaatgcaataatttggaAATTGTTTGAAACCTAGTTTTGATTGTAAAGAAAGACAACACATCggatgttaaaatgttttttcaaaaatatttgctcattttcagtTGGATACCAGCTGGAAATGGGGTCTGTAGATGGAAGAAGTGCACAACAAATGCAAAGTGTCAAataactttaacttttaattgTTTACATCCTgaggttttatttcttttttcatttcatttgtcttgttttcatgTCACAGGGATTGAAAAGGAACACCTCCAGTAAGTACCAGTCTGACTGTACCACAGGCCTGGCACACTTTTTAATAATAGTGGACTAGGAGAATGTGATGAACAATCACATGTggtaaacaaatttaatttgtgttttcaggtgAGGAGATTGCCAGACCGAGACGAGTCGCCCCTTCTGTACCCACTGTGGTCCCCACACCAGCTCCAGCACCACAACCCCTTAGGTAGGTATTTTTTCTCGCAGAGGGAAGGACAAGCCTGTGCTACTTAATTTGAAGGTACCTGCTGCTGGAATCTTGTGCAATGTTTCTTTACAGACTGATTCATATAAAGGTTGTGCAAGTGGCTTTTTCTGAACCTTTTAACTTGTTCTACCACACACTGGTTTAGGAAATGCTATCTAGCTTTTATGGGCGGAGATACAGACTCccttttactgttttatatCACCCAAGGATAAACTTATGCCTTTTAAAGCAGTGCAGTAGACTGAGTAAAGCATTCTTGTGGCAGATGAAGTGTTTATGCTAAGAGAGGTTATAGATAGCCATGATGTTCATCCTAATGTAGTAGTGCTTAAATGTCACCATTAGGCTTCACCAAGCATCTTTGGGAGTTTGGACCTGCAGTCCCTCCATGATACAGTCTGTCATTATTGGACAAACAACTACATGCATGTGTTGAACCACGGTTTTCTAACTTCTGCTGAAACTTTCTAACTTACTTTCATTAAACAGGGACCCTGGGACATATAGTTACTTTTGTGTTAACTGAAAAGTTTGAAAAGCAATACCGTAAAAAAAGCTTTGACCTCATGGGAAAAAGGAGTCATCTTTGGTCTTTGGAAAATAccattttattatgattttttcttttccaaccAACTAAACATAATATGTTTGTGATAATAACTGTTTATTTTGCTGAACAGCCACTTGTGGGTTTAGTGAATCTGCAGAGCTGTCACTGTTTATCTGTCCAACTGTAATGTGCTGTGTGCTCTGGGAACTAAATCACTGGTTCTTTTAGtattaatgtgaaaaacagtgttcaatggtgttgttattgttattccTGTTCACATGAGTGGACCTTTAGTCATATTACATGGCtttgtcatttgtttgcttttaggGTGAACATATTTTTGCACTTGTACTTCACATGGCAGCAATCACACACTGTGTGATAgtcatgtgtttaaaatgaatgcacTCCAACATGTTGGATAGTATCGAACTTGTGGTGTATGTGCACTTGTTGTTGTTCCCTTAGGATAAAGGTTAATAGCGAATGAGTATAATATGATTTAATGGCTATGGCATCCATTGGTCCAGTTACCTGCTGGAgttgttcctgtgtccactgtctGTCACTGGGCAATATTGTAAATGCACACTACTATAACAACTTATCTGTTATTGTCCTTCCTGTGTTGCAGAAGTCAACAGACACCGGTCCCTGAAGACAGCACAGCCTTATTTGGGCCTCCTTTGGAAACTGCCTATGGAGAACAGAAAACTGAAGGTAACCCcctcctgctgtgtttttgtcactgtaTAATTCTGTCTCATTATGCCTCTGGTTTTGGCTTTGTATTAGTTCTTAGAAtatgtggtggtggttgttaTCAccctgatttttctttttatatttcttttgtaTTATCTTTCTAAGTCAGCTAAGCCATACTTGGCTGCCATAGTAGatactctctctgtctctcttctcctTACTCTAACATCACCTCTCATCCCACAGGCTGACTTTACTGTACAGTTGTGGATTCGCTCAATCGCTCTTTGCTAACGTCAAATTTGAAGTTGACACGCTGAGGTTACGCTCATCTGCACAATGCACCCTGTTAATATGTACAATGTGCAATCACTTGCCCTCATCCAGTCCAATGCGATTTTTGTGACACAGGCTGTGGGAGTTTCTTTGCTGTAAAGCAAATACCATTTTATGCCATGTGCATAACTAACATCAACTCTGCAAAAttctatattttacatttattcagagCTATAAAACAGCTTTGTGTTGGACACTGGCAAGAATATAATCAGTGTGAGTAAATAATaattgcagctgtgtgtgtttgtgtgtgtgtgtgtgtgtgtgtgtgtgtgtgtgtgtgtgtgtgcgtgtcacgGATAAACTCCTCTTAGCttgacaaatgaaaatgtacacTCATTAGCCTGTGTTACAACTACTCTAATGTATAAATGAATTCTACAATAGATACAATACGTTTCAAGTATTTAATGGTTGGATTTATAGCTGAATGGAGTTTGGACAGATGTtattctttttcccttttttgttttcttagtgaGGCTAGGAATTAAAGTACATTCAACCGCACCACGAATTGAAGCCCAGACCATTAAGATGAATTAATTCAAGCCATGAAAATGAGAAACCATCCAGTGTTTTATTGCTAATGCCCCTGACATGTTCTGTCCCCTCCTGAACTTAGTGGCTCTGTCTGAGTCTGATGTGTGGGGGACTCCTCTCTCAGACCCTGAATCCTCTTTGACGAGATCCTTACCTACAGGAAGTAAGTTTTTAATTTCCTGCATATTGTGCTGCACTTCCTCCTCTCCCTGGAATGATCGCACACACCTATCACCTCGCCTCACAAACACCTCCATTATCCGACTATTGAACAGACCTGCAAAGGGATCCAACCAAACAGCTGTGTGAAGATAACACTCACCTTCTCCTTATTAACAGCCCTTTCATCTCATCAGCCATTTCACAAGCAAATGATCCATTCTTTGTTGAAGTTTCTAATTTCAACAGCTGTCTCCCACACTGCACCAACCTCTGCTCCCTCACGGTCCATGCGTTTGGCATGGTAGTGACTGAATGCATCGTGTTGCATGAATTATGATTTGTGGGATCATCACGTTGTTGTGAATGTGATTGGCCGCTGGAAATTGTACCTGTCATGTATGGTCCACATGTTTtcgttttatattttttccaagGTCAGCCTTGAATGCAGCCCCCTTGTATGCAAGATTGCTGAGATGTGAAAAGTCTTCAATAACATAAATTGTCGTTCGCTTTAAACTTGTCATGACTATGACTGATTGGAGAcatttattgttacatttttatttcattgcatATTATTGCAGCTCCACCTCCACTTCCACCTAAGAATGTCCCAGCCTCTCCCCCGACTACTGGGCCTCCCATTGCAGGTGCTGGTAAGaagtctttttatttcagctttggTGTCCTCTCCAAATACAATCTATGACTGGTCACCACTTGTCTTTGTTTCAGAAATGTCGGTTGAAGCAGACATCTCCGTCAAGAAGCCCTCTATAGCTGACTTAGACAATATCTTCGGACCAGAGCAGGCGCCCCCTGCTGGTGAGGATACAGGTGACATGTGGGTTTGCTTCAGTGAAGAGTCTTCAGACCGGTCGTCTCTACCAAAAGACACCGCACGTCCACTCccctgctctcctcctcctccagaggAACCAGCACCTCCACTACCAGTCTCCCCACCACCATCTGAAGCCCCGGCTACTCCAGTGCATACATCACCACCACCTCTCCCTACCTCTCCTCCTCCAAAAGAAGATGCCACCCCACCTCTACAAACCTCACCACCTCCCTCAGAGGACCTGGGTGCATCTCCTGTCCCCTCAGTTCCTCCTACACCTGCGGACCACAGTCCTCCCACACTAGCCACCTCACCACCCCCTGAACCACCAAAGGAAGTTGCATCTCCTTCTGCTTCCTCTCCCGCCCCTCTGAACTCACCTGGCAGTGTCCCCCCAGCCGTTGCTCCCAAAGCAAGCACCCCTCCAGCTGTGACTCCTCCTTCTGAGGAACCAGCAACATGCTCCATCCCCCCACCTCTTGTCCTGTCTAAAGAGGAGCAGCCCAAGAACACAGACACCACCCAACCCAAAGaggatgaaaatgaaactgtcccctcaaacaaaaatgttggcCAGGGTAGCCGGAGTACACCTCCCCAACCTCCTCCCCCCACATACCGTGCAGTGGTTTCATCACCAGGACCCACATCTGGAGCTGGTGGCACAAATAGCGGTGAGGATTTCATGATTCTAACTGGAATATGGTTTAGAGGTGATGAATTTTTAGAGCTTACATTAGTGGAATTATCTTGTTTCCAGTGGCCtggaaaattattaaattatttgtagttgttaaaaatacaacatgtgCCCTGGAACagtattaaaatgaataatactCATAGAAATTGaattataaaacacagatacattttTCTGTCCAGTCAGGTAAATAACAATATCAATAGGATATATATGTAAAAAGTTACTCTCCAGATTTCCCTACAACTAATTTCACCACCTGAGCTGCACCTAGTGATTGTGCAGTTTTAGCCCCTAAGATCTTGAGCTGGGAGGGgtacattttaatgaaacagtAAATTTAGGCTAGTAGTTCACAACAGAAAGTGTGACTAATACCCGAGTACAGACTGAAACAAGCAAGTGCTTTATAGATATAATTTGTCTGTTGGCAGCTTTTGGAAAAAACTCAATAGTCCGTGGTGGCAGACACCCATGGGGAGGCAGCTTAAATAGGAGGTTGTCTGTTCTTAATCCTCTGTAGAGGTGTGCGTAGTGGAAAGTGACAATGGCCCcctgaagagaaaaaacaattgcAAGTGAAAATATCCTCTTGAATGACAAATCACTCTGGGTCATTATATGAAACATATTATTTGAGCCTGTTTGAAGGACAGTTATACATGCCTTTTTACACTACCATGTGTTTGGACAGCCTTATAACACAAGActggtaaaaactaaaaaagggaTAATATTCACCCaaagtatttttcatttatgctCTGTAGTAGATTTCCAAactgaagtgttttttattggagcccctgtatttttttaaatcttttctgCAGGTTCCTCTTCACCAGTTCGACCTGCAACTCCTTCGTCAGTCAACCCCACTCCTCCACCGCCTCCCCCTCGGCCCCCCTCACGGCCTAAACTTCCTCCAGGGAAGCCCAGCATAGAAGGGGTAAGAAATGCTATTGCGGTGTCTTCAGCGAAATAATTTTATATGGCTTATAAGAACTTGACATAGTcgacatttaatttctttaaaaacaccaaCGTAAAACCAAAGCCAGCAAAGAAATGTATACAAAAAGACCCAGCTACTTTTTTTCTGACTCGTTTTGTCCTTTCAGAATCGTCCATTCAGCCCACCAGTCCACTCAGCTAGCCCCCCCACTGTCGCCCCGTTGGCACGGGCGGAGAGCACCTCCTCCATCTCGTCCACAAACTCCTTGAGTGCTGCCACCACCCCAACCGTCAGTAAAGAGCTCTCTTTGTCTGTATCAGGTGTGTGCATCATTAACTGTAACTTGACTGCACACTGTGGAATCATGCAGTTGTGCacctttgttgtgtgttttttatttttggggggaaGTTGTAACAGTTTCCAGCAATGCTGTCCCACCATAAGATAAATACCATACACCCTAACAATATAGATATGTAGgccatttaaaaagaaaattactgtGGAGCACATACAAAATTATGACTACAATAATTTTGTATAGTagttaataataatgtaaactTCTACTTTTTTCCTGGATATAATCTTGGTCCAGTGAATCATTACCGATaatattttgtcttgtttatgATGCACATAGACACAGGATGAGTGGGAGGTGAGAATATGAAGCAGGGTGTTAATTTTAGCGCAAACATTCTCTGCAAACCTTTCTTTAACGGATTAATAACAAAACTACACTTTCTACTCCTTCATGTAACTTTCGAGGAGTTACTGTTGCAGGACCCTGCAGTGCAGTAGACTGTAACGTGGCTGAGTCATCATGgactaaaaaatataaactctgGAGGCAGTAGCagttacataaaaacagaatatagTCCCTGGTTGGGGTTTGTTTTTAAGTAGATTGTCATGCCAAACAAAGAGATACTTTCACTAAATTCACACTGTATAATTAGTGCCTAATATAACTGCATGGAGATTTCCCCTGAATCTCAGATAATGATTCAGACATGTTATTTATGGAGGCTTTGTTGATTGGCCAACAATCTAAAGGTCATGGAGacaattttaattataaacATCATTTTTCTATTTCCAGTGCTCAGtgagtttgacattttcacCACATTTTTGGTTAAGAcgtattgttgttttttaatggtttgttttctgtgtgcatgGCAGTAATCacatggctttttttgttttgttttgttttttctccctgCTTTGCCATTTTTACCACCTTTTGTCCATTTGGCTTATCAGAAGAAGATGCTTTTATAGATAAACTGCCCACCTTTGAGAGACGCTTTGATTCATTTGCAGGTATAGTAAAGATCTcctcagaaataaaaaaggggGAGAAAGATTGTTCAGCTTTCCTTCCATCTTTTCCTTATCTTTTAAgataacattaaacattaaattagaCACAATGTCATTCCATTGCTCCTAAATCCCGATTTGCTCACAGATGTAGGGACATACTATGATCAATTTTGCCAGTCGTattctttttccacattgtttttATCTTGCCAACTTATACCGTCCCACATAATTCCCAGGCAtttaatacatacagtatgacaCCCTTTCTCTCTATGCTCTGTGCATATATACCCTTCATATCCCACTTGTCGCCATAAGAGACCAGGAAGAACAAACTGTGGTGacacaaaacactgactttttttcctggaaaaaaaaaagtttaaactgtGCTCCCCTTTCTCCATCTGCACACTCGAGAaacatttctctctgttttttgaCTGTGCACCAGTGACTGTCCTGCCATGTCACCATGGAaacctcctgtgtgtgtgtgtgtgtgtgtgtgtgtgtgtgtgtgtgtgtgtttgtgcacgtgCGTGCAGAGTGTAatgcaatcgctcttagatttCTTTCCTGTGAGTCTGCACCACAGGAATGGTGTAGAATGTTTATGTGTTCAATGGTCTGAAGAGCTCCTTATCTCTGGGCCCTCAAGGTCCAcattgtctgtctttctttctcacccacaagcacacacacacactgtcagatCAGCACTTGCAGTTGCACTTGCAGAGTCGTTTGAAGTCTGGTGTTGTGAATTAGGCTGAATCTGGCAAACAGCAGGTGTTTGGTATGCATGCGACCCTTTCTACTTGTGGAGTAGCACCACACAGCTTTAAGTTCAACCAGGCTTTACTGGCCATAATGCCTCTATCTACTCTCATACTCAACCTCTGACGCCCACCTTTCACACCTGTCACTCAATTGCTCTCCAGCTATAGAAAAGTACAACCCGAAACCCCGACCTCCCCATCGGAACACCTGCCCTTTTGTTCTCTCCATGAAGCTGCTCCCATCGTTCCATCACACGACACCAAACGCCCTACAATAAAACAAGCCTACCCTGCTGTGCCATGAGTTTGTGTTCAAACAGAGCCACTAACAGGAGCATATAGACACAGTAGAGGCCTTGTTGTTCCTGCATTCTTTGTCGTTgtagttatgtttttttataggAAATAATACC includes:
- the sgip1a gene encoding SH3-containing GRB2-like protein 3-interacting protein 1 isoform X11, whose protein sequence is MAEELCTGWFRIIAGTAGSLEIEECKSANMMEGLKKRTRKAFGIRKKEKDNDSTGSPERDGGRKTNGAPNGFYGDIDWERYTSPVVDDEGYSIRPDEESEEGATTKTCHFFSSDESEEEEDHRKKFKIKIKPLLADCGLSQPSVDELRASIGNIALSPSPLRSPKRSPGLKRNTSSEEIARPRRVAPSVPTVVPTPAPAPQPLRSQQTPVPEDSTALFGPPLETAYGEQKTEVALSESDVWGTPLSDPESSLTRSLPTGTPPPLPPKNVPASPPTTGPPIAGAEMSVEADISVKKPSIADLDNIFGPEQAPPAGEDTGDMWVCFSEESSDRSSLPKDTARPLPCSPPPPEEPAPPLPVSPPPSEAPATPVHTSPPPLPTSPPPKEDATPPLQTSPPPSEDLGASPVPSVPPTPADHSPPTLATSPPPEPPKEVASPSASSPAPLNSPGSVPPAVAPKASTPPAVTPPSEEPATCSIPPPLVLSKEEQPKNTDTTQPKEDENETVPSNKNVGQGSRSTPPQPPPPTYRAVVSSPGPTSGAGGTNSGSSSPVRPATPSSVNPTPPPPPPRPPSRPKLPPGKPSIEGNRPFSPPVHSASPPTVAPLARAESTSSISSTNSLSAATTPTVSKELSLSVSEEDAFIDKLPTFERRFDSFAENDQPSLVWFDRGKFYLTFEGCSRGPSPLTMGAQDTLPVAAAFTETVNAFFKGADPSNDITAQAKADAKDFWVNMPNLISHLKKVAEQKPQATYYNVDMLKYQVSAQGLQSTPLNLAVSWRCEPTSTDLRIDYKYNGEAMSTPMALNNVQFLVPVNGGVSKLQAVLPPAAWNAEQQKILWKIPDISQKSENGGVGSLLARFQLTEGPSKPAPLAVQFTSEGTTLSGCDIELAGPGYRFSLVKKRFAAGKYLADN
- the sgip1a gene encoding SH3-containing GRB2-like protein 3-interacting protein 1 isoform X12; the encoded protein is MAEELCTGWFRIIAGTAGSLEIEECKSANMMEGLKKRTRKAFGIRKKEKDNDSTGSPERDGGRKTNGAPNGFYGDIDWERYTSPVVDDEGYSIRPDEESEEGATTKTCHFFSSDESEEEEDHRKKFKIKIKPLLADCGLSQPSVDELRASIGNIALSPSPLRSPKRSPGLKRNTSSEEIARPRRVAPSVPTVVPTPAPAPQPLRSQQTPVPEDSTALFGPPLETAYGEQKTEVALSESDVWGTPLSDPESSLTRSLPTGTPPPLPPKNVPASPPTTGPPIAGAEMSVEADISVKKPSIADLDNIFGPEQAPPAGEDTGDMWVCFSEESSDRSSLPKDTARPLPCSPPPPEEPAPPLPVSPPPSEAPATPVHTSPPPLPTSPPPKEDATPPLQTSPPPSEDLGASPVPSVPPTPADHSPPTLATSPPPEPPKEVASPSASSPAPLNSPGSVPPAVAPKASTPPAVTPPSEEPATCSIPPPLVLSKEEQPKNTDTTQPKEDENETVPSNKNVGQGSRSTPPQPPPPTYRAVVSSPGPTSGAGGTNSGSSSPVRPATPSSVNPTPPPPPPRPPSRPKLPPGKPSIEGNRPFSPPVHSASPPTVAPLARAESTSSISSTNSLSAATTPTVSKELSLSVSGCSRGPSPLTMGAQDTLPVAAAFTETVNAFFKGADPSNDITAQAKADAKDFWVNMPNLISHLKKVAEQKPQATYYNVDMLKYQVSAQGLQSTPLNLAVSWRCEPTSTDLRIDYKYNGEAMSTPMALNNVQFLVPVNGGVSKLQAVLPPAAWNAEQQKILWKIPDISQKSENGGVGSLLARFQLTEGPSKPAPLAVQFTSEGTTLSGCDIELAGPGYRFSLVKKRFAAGKYLADN
- the sgip1a gene encoding SH3-containing GRB2-like protein 3-interacting protein 1 isoform X2, with amino-acid sequence MAEELCTGWFRIIAGTAGSLEIEECKSANMMEGLKKRTRKAFGIRKKEKDNDSTGSPERDGGRKTNGAPNGFYGDIDWERYTSPVVDDEGYSIRPDEESEEGATTKTCHFFSSDESEEEEDHRKKFKIKIKPLLADCGLSQPSVDELRASIGNIALSPSPLRSPKRSPGLKRNTSSEEIARPRRVAPSVPTVVPTPAPAPQPLRSQQTPVPEDSTALFGPPLETAYGEQKTEVALSESDVWGTPLSDPESSLTRSLPTGTPPPLPPKNVPASPPTTGPPIAEMSVEADISVKKPSIADLDNIFGPEQAPPAGEDTGDMWVCFSEESSDRSSLPKDTARPLPCSPPPPEEPAPPLPVSPPPSEAPATPVHTSPPPLPTSPPPKEDATPPLQTSPPPSEDLGASPVPSVPPTPADHSPPTLATSPPPEPPKEVASPSASSPAPLNSPGSVPPAVAPKASTPPAVTPPSEEPATCSIPPPLVLSKEEQPKNTDTTQPKEDENETVPSNKNVGQGSRSTPPQPPPPTYRAVVSSPGPTSGAGGTNSGSSSPVRPATPSSVNPTPPPPPPRPPSRPKLPPGKPSIEGNRPFSPPVHSASPPTVAPLARAESTSSISSTNSLSAATTPTVSKELSLSVSEEDAFIDKLPTFERRFDSFAENDQPSLVWFDRGKFYLTFEGCSRGPSPLTMGAQDTLPVAAAFTETVNAFFKGADPSKCAVKIIGEMVLSFPAGITRHFANNPSPTVLTFSITNYSRLEHVLPNPQLLCCDITAQAKADAKDFWVNMPNLISHLKKVAEQKPQATYYNVDMLKYQVSAQGLQSTPLNLAVSWRCEPTSTDLRIDYKYNGEAMSTPMALNNVQFLVPVNGGVSKLQAVLPPAAWNAEQQKILWKIPDISQKSENGGVGSLLARFQLTEGPSKPAPLAVQFTSEGTTLSGCDIELAGPGYRFSLVKKRFAAGKYLADN